The following are encoded in a window of Hemitrygon akajei chromosome 24, sHemAka1.3, whole genome shotgun sequence genomic DNA:
- the LOC140715962 gene encoding complement C1q subcomponent subunit A-like isoform X3 — translation MDFWVKQAVLFILSISMSTKMAYLHHTGGNSTHHHQDLEARITALEHHLEDEESHDHLHAVVFAAIRGPTNSPPIQGAIIIFDQVQLNREGGYDANTGIFTCPEEGTYFFAFSFLPGRDEANTTVALVKNSAVHERLYSSLPLGATQLSERSCLLQLENGDQVWVTLEEGSVLIHQASLSFQGYRISS, via the exons ATGGATTTCTGGGTGAAG CAGGCGGTTCTGTTCATTCTCAGCATCTCGATGTCCACCAAGATGGCATATTTGCACCACACTGGTGGGAATTCCACCCATCATCACCAG GACCTGGAGGCCCGTATCACCGCATTGGAGCATCACCTGGAGGATG AAGAGAGCCACGATCATCTCCACGCTGTTGTCTTCGCCGCCATTCGCGGGCCCACGAACAGCCCACCGATTCAAGGGGCCATCATCATCTTCGACCAGGTGCAGCTGAACAGAGAGGGAGGATACGATGCCAACACCGGGATCTTCACTTGCCCCGAAGAGGGCACTTACTTTTTCGCCTTTTCTTTCCTGCCTGGGCGGGACGAGGCCAACACCACCGTGGCCTTGGTGAAGAACAGCGCCGTCCACGAGCGCCTCTACAGCAGTCTCCCACTCGGCGCCACCCAGTTGTCCGAGCGAAGCTGCCTCTTACAGCTGGAGAACGGAGATCAGGTGTGGGTGACCCTGGAAGAGGGGTCTGTGTTGATACACCAGGCCTCCTTGTCCTTCCAGGGGTACCGCATCTCCAGTTAA
- the LOC140715962 gene encoding complement C1q subcomponent subunit A-like isoform X1: MDFWVKQAVLFILSISMSTKMAYLHHTGGNSTHHHQDLEDLEARITALEHHLEDEESHDHLHAVVFAAIRGPTNSPPIQGAIIIFDQVQLNREGGYDANTGIFTCPEEGTYFFAFSFLPGRDEANTTVALVKNSAVHERLYSSLPLGATQLSERSCLLQLENGDQVWVTLEEGSVLIHQASLSFQGYRISS; the protein is encoded by the exons ATGGATTTCTGGGTGAAG CAGGCGGTTCTGTTCATTCTCAGCATCTCGATGTCCACCAAGATGGCATATTTGCACCACACTGGTGGGAATTCCACCCATCATCACCAG GACCTGGAGGACCTGGAGGCCCGTATCACCGCATTGGAGCATCACCTGGAGGATG AAGAGAGCCACGATCATCTCCACGCTGTTGTCTTCGCCGCCATTCGCGGGCCCACGAACAGCCCACCGATTCAAGGGGCCATCATCATCTTCGACCAGGTGCAGCTGAACAGAGAGGGAGGATACGATGCCAACACCGGGATCTTCACTTGCCCCGAAGAGGGCACTTACTTTTTCGCCTTTTCTTTCCTGCCTGGGCGGGACGAGGCCAACACCACCGTGGCCTTGGTGAAGAACAGCGCCGTCCACGAGCGCCTCTACAGCAGTCTCCCACTCGGCGCCACCCAGTTGTCCGAGCGAAGCTGCCTCTTACAGCTGGAGAACGGAGATCAGGTGTGGGTGACCCTGGAAGAGGGGTCTGTGTTGATACACCAGGCCTCCTTGTCCTTCCAGGGGTACCGCATCTCCAGTTAA
- the LOC140715962 gene encoding complement C1q subcomponent subunit A-like isoform X4: protein MDFWVKAVLFILSISMSTKMAYLHHTGGNSTHHHQDLEARITALEHHLEDEESHDHLHAVVFAAIRGPTNSPPIQGAIIIFDQVQLNREGGYDANTGIFTCPEEGTYFFAFSFLPGRDEANTTVALVKNSAVHERLYSSLPLGATQLSERSCLLQLENGDQVWVTLEEGSVLIHQASLSFQGYRISS from the exons ATGGATTTCTGGGTGAAG GCGGTTCTGTTCATTCTCAGCATCTCGATGTCCACCAAGATGGCATATTTGCACCACACTGGTGGGAATTCCACCCATCATCACCAG GACCTGGAGGCCCGTATCACCGCATTGGAGCATCACCTGGAGGATG AAGAGAGCCACGATCATCTCCACGCTGTTGTCTTCGCCGCCATTCGCGGGCCCACGAACAGCCCACCGATTCAAGGGGCCATCATCATCTTCGACCAGGTGCAGCTGAACAGAGAGGGAGGATACGATGCCAACACCGGGATCTTCACTTGCCCCGAAGAGGGCACTTACTTTTTCGCCTTTTCTTTCCTGCCTGGGCGGGACGAGGCCAACACCACCGTGGCCTTGGTGAAGAACAGCGCCGTCCACGAGCGCCTCTACAGCAGTCTCCCACTCGGCGCCACCCAGTTGTCCGAGCGAAGCTGCCTCTTACAGCTGGAGAACGGAGATCAGGTGTGGGTGACCCTGGAAGAGGGGTCTGTGTTGATACACCAGGCCTCCTTGTCCTTCCAGGGGTACCGCATCTCCAGTTAA
- the LOC140715962 gene encoding complement C1q subcomponent subunit A-like isoform X2, which produces MDFWVKAVLFILSISMSTKMAYLHHTGGNSTHHHQDLEDLEARITALEHHLEDEESHDHLHAVVFAAIRGPTNSPPIQGAIIIFDQVQLNREGGYDANTGIFTCPEEGTYFFAFSFLPGRDEANTTVALVKNSAVHERLYSSLPLGATQLSERSCLLQLENGDQVWVTLEEGSVLIHQASLSFQGYRISS; this is translated from the exons ATGGATTTCTGGGTGAAG GCGGTTCTGTTCATTCTCAGCATCTCGATGTCCACCAAGATGGCATATTTGCACCACACTGGTGGGAATTCCACCCATCATCACCAG GACCTGGAGGACCTGGAGGCCCGTATCACCGCATTGGAGCATCACCTGGAGGATG AAGAGAGCCACGATCATCTCCACGCTGTTGTCTTCGCCGCCATTCGCGGGCCCACGAACAGCCCACCGATTCAAGGGGCCATCATCATCTTCGACCAGGTGCAGCTGAACAGAGAGGGAGGATACGATGCCAACACCGGGATCTTCACTTGCCCCGAAGAGGGCACTTACTTTTTCGCCTTTTCTTTCCTGCCTGGGCGGGACGAGGCCAACACCACCGTGGCCTTGGTGAAGAACAGCGCCGTCCACGAGCGCCTCTACAGCAGTCTCCCACTCGGCGCCACCCAGTTGTCCGAGCGAAGCTGCCTCTTACAGCTGGAGAACGGAGATCAGGTGTGGGTGACCCTGGAAGAGGGGTCTGTGTTGATACACCAGGCCTCCTTGTCCTTCCAGGGGTACCGCATCTCCAGTTAA